A single region of the Solwaraspora sp. WMMD406 genome encodes:
- a CDS encoding S8 family serine peptidase, giving the protein MRTRVGRAMAVLGLLLVVVTAGQIGVGSLSPGAATAGAPEPGPSGSYQLYYVVAASHEGRPENLWLIASRLLGDADRATEIFDLNAGRPQPTGGALVDPSVLRPGWELLLPWDAVGDGVRYGHLSPVGPPSTPTPRPSGDPSGGQPTPRPPAADPNAGQPGAGSPPRSPGAGSSPSASPGPSASLSPTPSVAAAPTRPAGGGVASGALPWSTSGCQASLADWGQPWPALDEAWSRSRGSGVTVAVVDSGVDATLPELTGRVTAGADIVTGAGRAGTDCLGTGTAIAGIVAADASAGARSGVAPEASVLPIRLVDTTPQARLVDQVTAIEVALSTGARVLVLGNYLDLSDPQVNQAIAASAEHDVVVVVPARLDAAAESVPGPPGSVLRVGAVDEQGRPVAEYPVGEVDVVAASVTGADPAAATMYATAYVAGVAALIRAADPDLSAEQVVQQVSETSRLSSTAGRDDVLGWGSVDPVAAVSTVSGASAGREASEGDRDGDSAGWPLAVASVVLVILGALFWARRKLAADASADATADEPADATVQPDDGAVSFTSDTGWRDDDRTLPGAETDGVGAGVSPGPGRPGAFAGPTSGMPAERSAVAERPSAPGAVAEK; this is encoded by the coding sequence ATGAGGACGCGGGTGGGACGTGCGATGGCCGTACTCGGCCTGTTGCTTGTCGTCGTGACCGCCGGTCAGATCGGCGTCGGTTCGCTCAGCCCCGGGGCCGCGACCGCCGGCGCACCGGAGCCCGGCCCGTCGGGCAGCTACCAGCTGTACTACGTGGTCGCCGCCAGCCACGAAGGACGTCCGGAGAACCTGTGGCTGATTGCGAGCCGACTGCTCGGCGACGCTGACCGGGCCACGGAGATTTTCGATCTCAACGCGGGCCGCCCACAGCCGACCGGTGGCGCTCTGGTCGATCCGAGCGTGCTGCGTCCCGGCTGGGAACTCCTGCTGCCCTGGGACGCGGTCGGCGACGGGGTCCGGTACGGCCATCTGTCGCCGGTGGGCCCGCCGTCGACGCCGACGCCTCGGCCGTCCGGCGACCCCTCGGGCGGCCAGCCGACGCCGAGGCCGCCGGCCGCCGACCCGAACGCCGGTCAGCCCGGCGCGGGATCCCCACCCCGGTCACCCGGCGCGGGCTCGTCGCCGTCGGCGTCACCCGGCCCGTCGGCGTCCCTGTCACCGACGCCGTCGGTGGCGGCGGCTCCGACCCGGCCGGCGGGAGGCGGGGTCGCCTCGGGTGCGCTGCCCTGGTCGACGTCGGGATGTCAGGCCAGCCTGGCGGACTGGGGGCAGCCGTGGCCGGCGCTGGACGAGGCGTGGTCGCGCAGTCGTGGCTCCGGGGTCACCGTCGCCGTCGTCGATTCGGGTGTGGACGCCACGCTGCCGGAACTCACCGGCCGGGTCACCGCTGGCGCGGACATCGTGACCGGAGCCGGCCGGGCCGGCACCGACTGCCTGGGCACCGGTACGGCGATCGCGGGCATCGTGGCCGCCGACGCCAGCGCGGGAGCCCGCAGCGGGGTGGCACCGGAGGCCAGTGTGCTGCCGATCCGGTTGGTCGACACCACGCCGCAGGCACGCCTGGTCGACCAGGTCACCGCGATCGAGGTGGCCCTGTCCACCGGAGCCCGGGTGCTGGTGCTCGGCAACTACCTCGACCTGTCCGATCCGCAGGTCAACCAGGCGATCGCCGCTTCGGCCGAGCACGACGTCGTGGTCGTCGTACCGGCCCGTCTCGACGCCGCGGCGGAGTCGGTACCCGGACCGCCGGGATCGGTGCTGCGGGTCGGAGCCGTCGACGAGCAGGGCCGGCCGGTGGCCGAGTATCCGGTCGGTGAGGTGGACGTCGTGGCGGCGTCTGTCACCGGCGCCGATCCGGCGGCCGCCACGATGTACGCGACCGCGTACGTCGCCGGAGTCGCCGCCCTGATCCGCGCCGCGGATCCGGACCTGTCCGCCGAGCAGGTGGTGCAGCAGGTCAGCGAGACGTCGCGGTTGTCCAGTACGGCCGGTCGCGACGATGTGCTCGGCTGGGGGAGTGTCGACCCGGTCGCGGCGGTGAGCACGGTGAGTGGTGCCTCGGCCGGGCGGGAGGCATCGGAGGGGGATCGCGACGGCGACTCGGCGGGGTGGCCCTTGGCTGTCGCGTCGGTCGTTCTGGTGATCCTGGGCGCCCTCTTCTGGGCCCGCCGCAAGCTCGCGGCCGACGCGTCGGCTGACGCGACAGCCGACGAGCCGGCCGACGCGACGGTCCAGCCCGACGACGGTGCGGTGTCCTTCACCAGCGACACCGGGTGGCGCGACGACGATCGGACGCTGCCCGGTGCGGAGACGGACGGTGTCGGCGCTGGCGTGTCGCCGGGGCCAGGACGGCCGGGCGCGTTCGCCGGGCCCACGTCCGGCATGCCCGCCGAGCGGTCAGCAGTGGCCGAACGGCCCTCTGCTCCGGGCGCGGTCGCCGAGAAGTAG
- a CDS encoding nuclear transport factor 2 family protein, giving the protein MDMKQHHGTAVSWDELPAAIAAYLPAHQAHDAETAIRAFAANAEVTDEGRTYRGLDEIRTWLLNGGSEYTYTTDFVSAHRIGDTHVDVVQHLEGNFPGGSADLHYRFDLDGAVITRLVIAP; this is encoded by the coding sequence ATGGACATGAAGCAGCACCACGGAACCGCTGTCAGCTGGGACGAGTTGCCGGCCGCCATCGCGGCGTACCTGCCCGCGCATCAGGCTCACGACGCCGAGACCGCCATCCGTGCGTTCGCCGCGAACGCCGAGGTGACAGACGAAGGCCGGACCTACCGAGGCCTGGACGAGATCAGGACATGGCTGCTCAACGGGGGCAGCGAGTACACGTACACCACGGACTTCGTCAGTGCTCACCGCATCGGTGATACCCACGTCGACGTCGTGCAGCATCTGGAGGGGAACTTCCCCGGCGGCTCAGCGGACCTGCACTACCGGTTCGACCTGGATGGTGCCGTCATCACCCGACTCGTCATCGCACCGTAG
- a CDS encoding DUF397 domain-containing protein, whose protein sequence is MDMTGARWHKSTHSDTQGCIEVAENLPGRVFVRDTKDRDGGTLAFAPAAWRSFITEVTTTR, encoded by the coding sequence ATGGACATGACCGGCGCACGCTGGCACAAGAGCACGCACAGCGACACCCAGGGCTGCATCGAGGTCGCCGAGAACCTGCCCGGTCGGGTGTTCGTCCGGGACACCAAGGACCGCGACGGCGGCACTCTCGCTTTCGCGCCGGCCGCCTGGCGGTCGTTCATCACCGAGGTGACCACCACCCGCTGA
- a CDS encoding sigma-70 family RNA polymerase sigma factor, with translation MTVAVRGAGTDATPDDAEPDLRALYESQAPGLLRYLIRLTNGDRHQAEDLLQETLLRAWRHPEARTDDGGWRRPWLYTVARNIAIDDLRTTRPVELTGDLLDEQPDDEDRIERMLDAGVVRSALESLPERLRVVLVEVYLRERSGQETAQLLGVPVGTVKSRTFYALQALRERLTSMPEASHRPSAGSTAPLDQR, from the coding sequence ATGACCGTGGCCGTTCGTGGTGCCGGTACGGATGCGACGCCGGACGACGCCGAACCGGACCTGCGCGCGCTGTACGAAAGCCAGGCTCCAGGTCTGTTGCGCTACCTGATCCGGCTGACCAACGGCGACCGGCATCAGGCCGAGGATCTGTTGCAGGAGACACTGCTGCGAGCCTGGCGGCATCCGGAGGCGCGAACCGACGACGGTGGTTGGCGTCGGCCATGGCTCTACACCGTCGCCCGCAACATCGCCATCGACGACCTGCGGACCACCCGCCCGGTGGAACTCACCGGTGACCTTCTCGACGAGCAGCCCGACGATGAGGATCGCATCGAACGGATGCTCGACGCCGGGGTGGTCCGGTCGGCGTTGGAATCCCTGCCGGAGCGGCTGCGCGTCGTCCTGGTCGAGGTCTACCTGCGGGAACGCTCCGGGCAGGAGACGGCGCAGCTGCTGGGGGTGCCGGTCGGGACGGTGAAGTCGCGTACCTTCTACGCCTTGCAGGCGCTGCGCGAGCGACTCACGTCCATGCCGGAAGCTAGTCATCGCCCATCCGCAGGGTCCACCGCGCCGCTGGACCAGCGCTGA
- a CDS encoding MerR family transcriptional regulator has protein sequence MRTGLTIGEFATVTHLSVRTLRRYHESGLLVPAKVDPDTNYRYYLPEQIATAQVIHRLRELDVPLTEVKSIIATDDPHHRAALVAGHLHRLEAALDRTRAAVVSLRQLLQPDAVALDVELRSVPARTVAAISAKVRIEESVAWFSRAMDELDAAFAPAVRCGPPGGRYANELFTGGAGAMTVFRPVRGPRGDGRIEVVDLPAAELAVAVHPGPHDDIDVTYGRLGTWVASHALGVDGPVHETYLVGPRDTGDARRWRTEIGWPVFRLTPG, from the coding sequence ATGCGTACGGGTCTGACCATCGGCGAGTTCGCCACCGTGACGCACCTCAGCGTGCGGACCCTGCGGCGCTATCACGAGTCCGGTCTGCTGGTGCCGGCAAAGGTGGACCCGGACACGAACTATCGGTACTACCTGCCCGAACAGATCGCGACCGCGCAGGTCATCCATCGACTCCGCGAGCTCGACGTGCCGTTGACCGAGGTCAAGTCGATCATCGCGACTGACGATCCGCACCACCGCGCCGCGCTCGTAGCGGGTCACCTGCACCGGCTCGAAGCCGCACTCGACCGTACGCGGGCGGCGGTGGTCTCACTGCGGCAACTCCTGCAACCCGACGCTGTGGCACTCGACGTCGAACTGCGGTCCGTCCCCGCCCGGACCGTGGCCGCCATCAGCGCGAAGGTCCGGATCGAGGAATCCGTCGCCTGGTTCAGCCGGGCCATGGACGAGCTGGACGCGGCCTTCGCGCCGGCAGTACGCTGCGGGCCGCCCGGTGGCCGGTACGCGAACGAACTGTTCACCGGCGGGGCCGGTGCCATGACCGTCTTCCGACCGGTACGCGGCCCGCGTGGCGATGGCCGGATCGAGGTCGTCGACCTACCGGCGGCCGAGCTGGCCGTGGCCGTCCATCCGGGCCCACACGACGACATCGACGTCACCTACGGCCGTCTGGGCACCTGGGTGGCGTCGCACGCGCTGGGTGTGGATGGACCCGTTCACGAGACGTACCTGGTGGGTCCCCGCGATACTGGGGACGCCCGGCGGTGGCGGACCGAGATCGGCTGGCCGGTCTTCCGGCTGACCCCGGGCTGA
- a CDS encoding transposase produces MSRTVKRAFKYRFHPTPEQAAELARTFGCLRLVYNKALAARTEAWTLRRERVTYHATSAMLTAWKKTDELAFLGEVSSVPLQQTLRHLQTASTNFWAKRTRYPTFKSRKRSRRSAEYTASAFRWRDGRLTLAKMTAPLDIVWSRPLPAGVSPSTVTVSQDPAGRWYVSLLCDDRIEHVPASGAVGVDAGLDSLFTLSTGEKIANPRHERRDRQRLTRAQRNLARKARGSANRAKARLAVARVHARITDRRRDHPHKLTTRLVRDTQTTVIEDLTVRNMVANHSLARAISDAGWRQFRTMLAYKTDWYGRDLVAVDRWFPSTRRCSACGTIADRMPLAVRSWTCRCGRTHDRDVNAARNILAEGLSVIACGGGVRPHRESSSRTGRSSAKQEPPGATQGIPVL; encoded by the coding sequence GTGTCCAGGACCGTGAAGCGGGCGTTCAAGTACCGCTTCCACCCCACCCCGGAGCAAGCCGCCGAGCTCGCCCGGACATTCGGCTGTCTCCGGCTGGTCTACAACAAGGCCCTGGCCGCCCGCACCGAGGCCTGGACATTGCGTCGGGAACGGGTCACCTACCACGCCACGTCGGCGATGCTCACCGCGTGGAAGAAGACCGACGAGCTGGCGTTCCTCGGCGAGGTGTCGTCGGTGCCGTTGCAGCAGACGCTGCGGCACCTGCAGACCGCGTCCACCAACTTCTGGGCGAAACGGACCCGGTATCCGACGTTCAAGTCGAGGAAACGGTCGCGGCGGTCGGCGGAGTACACCGCCAGCGCGTTCCGGTGGCGCGACGGCCGCCTCACCCTGGCGAAGATGACCGCACCGTTGGACATCGTCTGGTCCCGGCCGTTGCCGGCCGGTGTGTCGCCGTCGACGGTGACCGTGTCGCAGGACCCGGCGGGCCGCTGGTACGTCTCCCTGCTCTGCGACGACCGGATCGAGCACGTGCCGGCGTCGGGTGCGGTCGGGGTCGACGCCGGCCTCGACAGCCTGTTCACCCTGTCCACCGGGGAGAAGATCGCCAACCCGAGGCACGAACGCCGCGACCGCCAGCGGCTGACCCGCGCCCAACGCAACCTCGCCCGGAAAGCCCGAGGTTCGGCGAACCGGGCCAAAGCCCGACTGGCGGTGGCCCGCGTCCATGCCCGGATCACCGACCGCCGCCGCGACCACCCGCACAAGCTGACCACTCGGCTCGTTCGTGACACCCAAACGACCGTGATCGAGGACCTGACCGTCCGCAACATGGTGGCCAATCACTCGCTGGCCCGCGCGATCTCGGACGCGGGTTGGCGGCAGTTCCGCACCATGCTGGCCTACAAGACCGACTGGTACGGCCGGGACCTGGTGGCCGTCGACCGCTGGTTCCCGTCGACCCGACGGTGCTCCGCCTGCGGCACCATCGCTGACCGGATGCCGTTGGCGGTCCGGTCGTGGACCTGCCGGTGCGGGCGGACCCACGACCGGGACGTCAACGCGGCCCGCAACATCCTCGCGGAGGGGCTCTCCGTGATTGCCTGTGGAGGCGGTGTAAGACCTCACCGGGAGTCCTCCTCTCGGACGGGGCGGTCGTCGGCGAAGCAGGAACCCCCTGGGGCGACCCAGGGAATTCCCGTCCTTTAG
- a CDS encoding Nramp family divalent metal transporter, translating to MTTVSPLRTQSRPAPSGRAQLRWYGPGLLWMVSSVGSGSVLFTPRVGARYGYELMWLALIVTGLMWIMIREAGRYSVATGRTLLDGFRDVPGPTGWAVWVIFAPQVVAGVVTIAGIAALVGSALMVALPGGQAIYASVVILGSGALVLAGRYRGVERVTTVMGLILVGAAITAAASVVSTDVVDGLVPTVPDDLDPYFVLPWIGFILAGAVGIMWFSYWVAARGFGGPTGGQAGGSGDRNASDSDGGDRAHRIQRVRSWTTLMSRTAAVGVVGGGLVIVSFLVLGAELLAPEGRVPDGIDVARDLTALLAELWGTFGEILLLVCVVVALWGTVFANQDGWARTYADATGLLAGGEQARSGSGEQRRAGRDGSGGWFGRLVANRRRLYLAYVAGAMTIAPLGLFLLVRDPVDILSVGGIIAAAHTPVVVGLTLYVNRRLPAEVRPSLASQVGLGSAGVFFGLFALVYLLSLIGVTIGA from the coding sequence GTGACGACCGTCTCACCGCTGCGTACCCAGTCCCGTCCCGCCCCGTCCGGCCGCGCCCAGCTCCGCTGGTACGGCCCAGGTCTGCTATGGATGGTCTCCTCGGTCGGATCGGGATCGGTGCTGTTCACGCCGCGCGTCGGCGCCCGCTACGGCTACGAACTCATGTGGTTGGCGCTGATCGTGACCGGCCTCATGTGGATCATGATCCGCGAGGCCGGGCGATACAGCGTCGCTACCGGACGTACGCTTCTCGACGGCTTCCGGGACGTGCCAGGGCCGACCGGCTGGGCGGTCTGGGTGATCTTCGCGCCGCAGGTCGTCGCCGGGGTGGTCACCATCGCCGGCATCGCCGCCCTGGTCGGCAGTGCCCTCATGGTGGCACTGCCCGGCGGGCAGGCGATCTACGCCAGCGTCGTCATCCTGGGCTCCGGCGCGCTGGTGCTGGCCGGCCGCTACCGGGGAGTCGAACGCGTCACCACCGTGATGGGGCTGATCCTGGTCGGCGCGGCGATCACGGCGGCGGCCAGCGTGGTCAGCACCGACGTCGTCGACGGGCTGGTACCGACGGTGCCCGACGATCTCGACCCGTACTTCGTCCTGCCGTGGATCGGGTTCATCCTGGCCGGCGCGGTCGGAATCATGTGGTTCTCCTACTGGGTCGCGGCGCGTGGCTTCGGTGGCCCGACCGGCGGGCAAGCCGGCGGGTCAGGCGATCGCAACGCCAGCGACAGCGACGGCGGGGACCGGGCACACCGCATCCAGCGGGTACGGTCCTGGACGACGCTGATGAGCCGTACCGCCGCTGTCGGGGTCGTCGGCGGCGGCCTGGTGATCGTCTCGTTCCTCGTCCTCGGTGCCGAACTGCTGGCGCCCGAGGGCCGGGTGCCAGACGGGATCGACGTCGCCCGCGACCTGACCGCGCTGTTGGCCGAGTTGTGGGGGACTTTCGGCGAGATCCTGCTGCTGGTGTGTGTGGTGGTCGCGCTCTGGGGCACGGTCTTCGCCAATCAGGACGGCTGGGCGCGTACCTATGCCGACGCCACTGGACTGTTGGCCGGTGGCGAGCAGGCTCGATCCGGGTCCGGCGAGCAGCGGCGGGCCGGACGAGACGGCAGCGGCGGCTGGTTCGGTCGGCTGGTGGCCAACCGGCGCAGGCTCTACCTGGCGTACGTCGCCGGGGCGATGACCATCGCGCCGCTGGGGCTGTTCCTGCTGGTCCGCGATCCGGTGGACATCCTGTCCGTCGGTGGGATCATCGCCGCCGCGCACACCCCGGTCGTCGTCGGACTGACCCTGTACGTCAACCGACGGCTGCCCGCCGAGGTACGGCCGTCCCTGGCGAGCCAGGTCGGGCTCGGCTCCGCCGGTGTCTTCTTCGGCCTCTTCGCCCTCGTCTACCTGCTCAGTCTGATCGGCGTGACCATCGGCGCTTGA
- a CDS encoding ricin-type beta-trefoil lectin domain protein has protein sequence MRLTTSARRVIAGVVLSAAAMCTMAASVQFTAAEAAGMLQGSDVPAADQQVIVAAARSCPALTPARLAGQLMTASQFKSEPVQAITATGGKGVAGLTDPVWRRWAPWPQARLTDRGASIHALARHMCQLVGQLRIAQVPGDPWRLALAAHQLGVPAVQAAAGIPVAADDYVATVERYAQWYALDPAFGGARVDPTGRAPYQVVATPSPVERTAAIAVPDVYLEAVLAAGNVCPTITPARIAAQIMAQSGFDPNLLGPTGGQGIAQFLPQVWVQYVQAAGTATPWDAQVAIPALGRTMCRLVEELTPVSDDPYPLALAAFHWGAGTIQTAGDVEDSAGLAGFTQLVREHETFYADDRRLAVAGSPEPSPTVSPAGTPPPAAAPATTGPPAAPKSPAPDPAPTTAVAKPKPSTPAPKTSWLIVNHKSNKCLTQHARPDATGNVALTIATCTGAANQLWEFKSDKTIRAQGMCMDLENGRTDEGIRIGTAKCNGTTAQHFYLNGADDLTSLKASERHGKLMCVDVYDGQTADGTRLVLWPCMGQPNQSWSRR, from the coding sequence GTGAGACTGACGACCAGTGCCCGCCGGGTGATCGCCGGCGTGGTGTTGTCCGCCGCCGCGATGTGCACCATGGCCGCGTCGGTGCAGTTCACCGCCGCCGAAGCAGCCGGCATGCTGCAAGGCTCCGACGTGCCCGCCGCCGACCAGCAGGTCATCGTGGCCGCCGCCCGGTCCTGCCCGGCGTTGACCCCGGCCCGGCTGGCCGGCCAACTGATGACCGCGTCGCAGTTCAAGTCCGAACCGGTGCAGGCGATCACCGCCACCGGCGGCAAGGGCGTCGCCGGCCTCACCGACCCGGTGTGGCGACGCTGGGCCCCCTGGCCGCAGGCCAGACTCACCGACCGGGGTGCCAGCATCCACGCCCTCGCCCGACACATGTGCCAACTGGTCGGACAGCTCCGGATCGCCCAGGTCCCCGGCGACCCGTGGCGACTCGCACTCGCCGCACACCAGCTGGGCGTACCGGCGGTCCAGGCCGCCGCCGGCATCCCGGTGGCCGCCGACGACTACGTGGCCACCGTCGAACGATACGCCCAGTGGTACGCCCTCGATCCGGCCTTCGGCGGCGCCCGCGTCGACCCCACCGGCCGGGCCCCGTACCAGGTCGTCGCGACGCCGTCGCCGGTCGAACGCACCGCCGCGATCGCCGTGCCCGACGTCTACCTGGAGGCGGTCCTCGCCGCCGGGAACGTCTGCCCCACCATCACTCCGGCCCGGATCGCCGCGCAGATCATGGCACAGTCCGGATTCGACCCCAACCTGCTCGGCCCGACCGGCGGCCAGGGCATCGCCCAGTTCCTGCCACAGGTGTGGGTGCAGTACGTGCAGGCCGCCGGTACGGCCACCCCGTGGGACGCGCAGGTCGCGATCCCCGCGCTCGGACGCACCATGTGCCGCCTCGTGGAAGAACTGACGCCGGTCAGCGACGACCCGTATCCGCTGGCGCTGGCGGCGTTCCACTGGGGTGCCGGCACCATCCAGACCGCCGGGGACGTCGAGGACTCCGCCGGCCTGGCCGGCTTCACCCAACTGGTCCGCGAACACGAGACGTTCTACGCCGACGACCGGCGACTCGCGGTCGCCGGATCACCGGAACCGAGCCCGACCGTCAGCCCGGCCGGCACGCCGCCGCCGGCAGCCGCGCCCGCCACCACCGGCCCGCCGGCCGCGCCGAAGTCCCCGGCCCCCGACCCGGCGCCGACCACCGCTGTGGCGAAGCCGAAACCGAGCACACCGGCACCGAAGACAAGTTGGCTGATCGTCAACCACAAGTCCAACAAGTGCCTGACCCAGCACGCCCGGCCCGACGCCACCGGCAACGTCGCGTTGACCATCGCCACCTGCACCGGGGCGGCCAACCAGCTGTGGGAGTTCAAGTCGGACAAGACGATCCGCGCGCAGGGCATGTGCATGGACCTGGAGAACGGCCGCACCGACGAGGGCATCAGGATCGGCACCGCGAAGTGCAACGGCACCACCGCGCAACACTTCTACCTCAACGGCGCCGACGACCTGACCTCCCTCAAGGCATCCGAACGCCACGGGAAGCTGATGTGCGTGGACGTCTACGACGGACAGACCGCCGACGGCACCCGGCTGGTCCTCTGGCCGTGCATGGGCCAGCCCAACCAGAGCTGGAGCCGCCGCTGA
- a CDS encoding DUF5753 domain-containing protein, with protein MSLTQESWGERIHFSANHVGSIERGERPALPNYLGMVDKVFGTTFMKFYRQFVIGEHAPVWFKPFIAYERQASLLRAFQPLVVPGLVQTEAYARAVLTTYGIHGEAMETAISTRIGRQEIVNRESNPCHLVAVIDEALLQRGVGGPEVMHQQLTALAEAAERPNIQIHVIPLSTGAYPGVDGGFVLATVEGRTVGYVEGHLRGKVVEAPGDTAELEQTWEAIRGYALPSHQSLELIMRTAEKWT; from the coding sequence ATGAGTCTCACCCAGGAGTCCTGGGGCGAACGTATCCACTTCTCCGCGAACCACGTCGGCTCCATCGAACGCGGCGAACGCCCCGCCCTCCCCAACTACCTGGGCATGGTGGACAAGGTCTTCGGCACCACCTTCATGAAGTTCTACCGCCAGTTCGTCATCGGCGAACACGCACCCGTCTGGTTCAAACCGTTCATCGCGTACGAGCGCCAGGCGAGCCTGCTCCGCGCCTTCCAACCGCTGGTCGTTCCCGGACTGGTGCAGACCGAGGCGTACGCGCGAGCGGTCCTCACGACCTACGGCATTCACGGCGAGGCCATGGAAACCGCGATCTCCACTCGGATCGGACGGCAAGAGATTGTCAACCGCGAGTCGAACCCGTGCCACCTGGTCGCCGTCATCGACGAGGCGTTGTTGCAGCGTGGTGTCGGCGGGCCGGAGGTCATGCACCAGCAGCTCACCGCGCTCGCTGAGGCGGCCGAACGCCCCAACATCCAGATACACGTGATCCCGCTGTCGACCGGTGCCTACCCTGGTGTGGACGGCGGATTCGTTCTCGCCACCGTGGAAGGCCGGACGGTCGGCTACGTGGAAGGTCACCTGCGCGGCAAGGTGGTCGAAGCGCCCGGCGACACCGCAGAGCTTGAGCAGACCTGGGAAGCGATCCGGGGGTACGCTCTGCCGAGCCATCAGAGCCTAGAACTGATCATGAGGACGGCTGAAAAATGGACATGA
- a CDS encoding S8 family serine peptidase — protein MTRSRRLAAAGTAAVLVPGLGQPAAGLAPTGGDSADGGGVAAGSRQPLGERTTVTLITGDRVVVTGAASAAIQPAAGRADMQFRSYRVKGDLHVVPRDAMPLIQAGTLDRRLFDLTKLIEYGYHDAARADLPLILTRPDGAAARGAAQPDGVEARRDLPAIDGAAVTADKATIADLWSTVAGGVAARAQVTGIERIWLDGRREMLMDRSVAQIGAPAAYDAGFTGEGVTVGVMDSGVDVEHPDLADVVIETRNFTDAPEDGDIAGHGTHVASIIAGSGAASGGKYRGVAPDAKIISAKVCPGSFCDDSAMIDAMHWLAVEKQATVVNISIGGGDGPEIDPLEEAVNTLTAQTGTLFVISAGNAGADRTIGSPGSADAALTVGAVDRDDSLADFSSRGPRVGDDAVKPDITAPGVDIVAARAQGTTLDIPIDEHYVSAPGTSMSAPHVTGAVALLAQQQPGWTAQQFKSTLRSCFSTSSIPGLRAKVLSSATTSWAA, from the coding sequence GTGACACGATCCAGAAGACTGGCGGCGGCCGGCACGGCCGCCGTGCTCGTGCCGGGGCTCGGCCAGCCCGCGGCCGGGCTGGCACCGACCGGCGGGGATTCCGCTGATGGCGGCGGTGTCGCGGCCGGGAGCCGGCAGCCGCTCGGCGAGCGCACCACGGTCACACTGATCACCGGTGACCGGGTCGTCGTGACCGGTGCCGCATCGGCGGCGATCCAGCCGGCTGCCGGCCGCGCAGACATGCAGTTCCGCAGCTACCGCGTCAAGGGGGACCTGCACGTCGTACCCCGGGACGCGATGCCCCTGATCCAGGCCGGCACGCTGGACCGACGGCTGTTCGACCTCACCAAGCTCATCGAGTACGGCTACCACGACGCGGCGCGCGCCGACCTGCCGCTGATCCTGACCCGTCCCGACGGCGCGGCGGCACGCGGCGCGGCCCAGCCGGACGGCGTCGAGGCGCGGCGGGACCTGCCGGCGATCGACGGCGCGGCGGTCACCGCCGACAAGGCGACCATCGCCGACCTGTGGTCCACGGTGGCCGGCGGTGTCGCGGCCCGCGCGCAGGTCACCGGCATCGAACGGATCTGGCTGGACGGCCGGCGGGAGATGCTGATGGACCGCAGCGTCGCGCAGATCGGTGCGCCGGCGGCGTACGACGCCGGGTTCACCGGCGAAGGCGTCACCGTCGGCGTCATGGACAGCGGCGTCGACGTCGAGCACCCTGACCTGGCCGACGTGGTCATCGAGACCCGCAACTTCACCGACGCGCCGGAAGACGGCGACATCGCCGGCCACGGCACCCACGTCGCCTCGATCATCGCCGGCAGCGGAGCTGCCTCCGGGGGTAAGTACCGGGGCGTCGCCCCGGACGCGAAGATCATCTCCGCGAAGGTCTGCCCCGGTTCCTTCTGCGACGACTCCGCCATGATCGACGCGATGCACTGGCTCGCGGTGGAGAAGCAGGCCACGGTCGTCAACATCAGCATCGGCGGCGGCGACGGACCCGAGATCGACCCCCTCGAGGAAGCGGTCAACACCCTCACCGCGCAGACCGGCACCTTGTTCGTCATCTCCGCCGGCAACGCCGGTGCCGACCGTACGATCGGCTCGCCGGGCAGCGCCGACGCCGCGCTGACCGTCGGCGCGGTCGACCGCGACGACTCCCTCGCCGACTTCTCCAGCCGGGGCCCCCGGGTCGGTGACGACGCCGTCAAGCCCGACATCACCGCCCCCGGCGTCGACATCGTCGCCGCCCGCGCACAGGGCACCACACTGGACATCCCGATCGACGAACACTACGTCTCCGCGCCGGGTACGTCGATGTCCGCGCCGCACGTCACCGGCGCCGTCGCGCTGCTCGCCCAGCAGCAGCCGGGCTGGACCGCGCAGCAGTTCAAGTCGACCCTGCGTTCCTGCTTCTCGACATCATCGATACCCGGACTCCGCGCCAAGGTGCTGTCGTCCGCGACAACCTCCTGGGCGGCCTGA